The Streptomyces cynarae genome contains a region encoding:
- a CDS encoding acyl-CoA dehydrogenase family protein: MTASSTLPPFDPADPLGIDDLLDAEDRAIRDTVRTWAADRVLPYVAEWYEKGELPGIRELARELGGIGALGMSLSGYGCAGAGAVQYGLACLELEAADSGIRSLVSVQGSLAMYAIHRFGSEEQKQQWLPRMAAGEVIGCFGLTEPDHGSDPASMRTYAKRDGSDWVLSGRKMWITNGSVAGVAVVWARTDDGIRGFVVPTDSPGFSAPEIKHKWSLRASVTSELVLDDVRLPADAVLPGVAGLKGPLSCLSHARYGIVWGAMGAARSCFEAAVEYAKSREQFGRPIGGFQLTQAKLADMAVELHKGILLAHHLGRRMDAGRLRPEQVSFGKLNNVREAIEICRTARTILGANGISLEYPVMRHATNLESVLTYEGTVEMHQLVLGKALTGLDAFR; this comes from the coding sequence ATGACCGCGTCCTCGACGTTGCCGCCCTTCGACCCGGCCGACCCGCTGGGGATCGACGACCTGCTGGACGCCGAGGACCGCGCCATCCGCGACACCGTACGGACCTGGGCGGCGGACCGCGTGCTGCCCTATGTCGCCGAGTGGTACGAGAAGGGCGAGCTGCCCGGCATCCGCGAGCTCGCCCGTGAGCTGGGCGGCATCGGCGCCCTCGGCATGTCGCTCAGCGGCTACGGCTGCGCGGGAGCCGGCGCCGTGCAGTACGGGCTCGCCTGCCTGGAACTCGAGGCCGCGGACTCCGGCATCCGGTCCCTGGTCTCCGTGCAGGGCTCCCTCGCCATGTACGCCATCCACCGCTTCGGCAGCGAGGAGCAGAAGCAGCAGTGGCTGCCGCGTATGGCCGCCGGTGAGGTCATCGGCTGCTTCGGGCTCACCGAACCCGACCACGGCTCCGACCCGGCCTCGATGCGGACGTACGCCAAGCGCGACGGCTCCGACTGGGTCCTGAGCGGCCGCAAGATGTGGATCACCAACGGCTCCGTCGCCGGGGTCGCCGTCGTCTGGGCGCGCACCGACGACGGCATCCGCGGGTTCGTCGTACCCACCGACAGCCCGGGCTTCTCCGCCCCGGAGATCAAGCACAAGTGGTCCCTGCGCGCCTCCGTCACCAGCGAGCTGGTCCTGGACGACGTACGGCTGCCCGCCGACGCCGTACTCCCCGGTGTCGCAGGACTCAAGGGACCGCTCAGCTGTCTCTCCCACGCCCGCTACGGGATCGTGTGGGGTGCCATGGGGGCCGCCCGGTCGTGCTTCGAGGCCGCCGTGGAGTACGCGAAGAGCAGGGAACAGTTCGGCAGGCCCATCGGGGGGTTCCAGCTCACCCAGGCCAAGCTCGCCGACATGGCGGTCGAACTGCACAAGGGGATTCTGCTCGCCCACCATCTGGGGCGGCGCATGGACGCGGGACGGCTGCGTCCCGAACAGGTCAGCTTCGGCAAGCTCAACAACGTCCGCGAGGCCATCGAGATCTGCCGCACCGCGCGCACGATCCTCGGCGCCAACGGGATCTCCCTGGAGTACCCCGTGATGCGGCACGCCACCAACCTGGAGTCGGTGCTCACCTACGAGGGCACCGTCGAAATGCACCAGCTCGTGCTGGGCAAGGCGCTCACCGGACTCGACGCCTTCCGATGA
- a CDS encoding nitrate- and nitrite sensing domain-containing protein, producing the protein MDVTPPTTRARLLRFLVLALAVLLALLGAAAAQQISEHRVAAATADHARLEIALQGLVHELQKERGLTTGYVGGVRQFGAKLPAQRRATDTARARLVREVRGRDDAAAASVRASLGRLDGLTVIRRHADDGTGAFQETFASFSTGITVLDRLELGLDNVYDARLRAACRALDVLGDAKESADEERAVVLGSVRAGRFRGDDYNRFLQLRAARLAALESFPRSATAAQRRRLDAALGTPEAERAFAYESVAVHADGRLATAAIPPMAWWESMTAADDGLRSVQISLGKDVEERAAALQSAAQCDLLLFVLFAFGTVAALGHLALDCVRSVSTPLAVLAQQALEVAATQLPRAVAAGRRGTWGEHPGPPAPLAVPGRAGAEVLHVAEAFDRVQRVAFDLATEQVLPRPAPLGEGAEPVSSSAPEARSATC; encoded by the coding sequence GTGGACGTCACACCCCCCACCACCCGCGCCAGGCTGCTGAGGTTCCTCGTCCTCGCCCTCGCCGTCCTGCTCGCCCTGCTCGGCGCGGCCGCCGCCCAGCAGATCTCCGAACACCGCGTCGCCGCCGCCACCGCCGACCACGCCCGGCTCGAGATCGCCCTTCAGGGGCTCGTCCACGAGTTGCAGAAGGAACGCGGGCTGACCACCGGATACGTCGGCGGCGTACGGCAGTTCGGAGCGAAGCTGCCCGCGCAGCGCAGAGCCACCGACACCGCACGCGCCCGGCTGGTACGAGAGGTGCGGGGCCGTGACGATGCCGCCGCCGCCTCCGTGCGCGCGTCCCTGGGGCGGCTCGACGGGCTCACCGTGATCCGCCGGCACGCCGATGACGGCACCGGCGCCTTCCAGGAGACCTTCGCCTCCTTCAGCACCGGCATCACCGTCCTCGACCGGCTCGAGCTCGGCCTCGACAACGTGTACGACGCCCGGCTCCGCGCCGCCTGCCGGGCGCTCGACGTCCTCGGCGACGCCAAGGAGTCCGCCGACGAGGAGCGCGCCGTCGTCCTGGGCTCGGTACGCGCCGGACGGTTTCGCGGCGACGACTACAACCGCTTCCTGCAACTCCGCGCGGCCAGGCTCGCGGCCCTGGAGAGCTTTCCGCGCTCGGCCACCGCGGCCCAGCGGCGGCGCCTCGACGCCGCGCTCGGCACACCGGAGGCCGAACGCGCCTTCGCCTACGAGAGCGTCGCCGTGCACGCGGACGGCCGCCTCGCCACGGCCGCCATTCCCCCGATGGCCTGGTGGGAGTCCATGACCGCCGCCGACGACGGACTGCGCTCGGTGCAGATCTCGCTCGGCAAGGACGTGGAGGAGCGCGCCGCCGCGCTACAGAGCGCAGCCCAGTGCGATCTGCTGCTGTTCGTGCTGTTCGCGTTCGGCACCGTCGCCGCGCTCGGCCACCTCGCCCTCGACTGCGTCCGGTCCGTCTCGACCCCGCTCGCCGTCCTGGCCCAGCAGGCACTGGAGGTGGCCGCCACTCAGCTGCCGCGCGCCGTCGCCGCCGGGCGGCGCGGTACTTGGGGTGAGCACCCCGGCCCGCCCGCACCGCTCGCGGTGCCCGGCCGGGCCGGGGCCGAGGTGCTCCATGTCGCCGAGGCGTTCGACCGTGTGCAGCGCGTCGCCTTCGACCTCGCCACCGAGCAGGTACTGCCGCGCCCCGCGCCCCTTGGCGAGGGGGCGGAACCCGTCAGTTCTTCAGCTCCGGAGGCGAGATCCGCGACGTGCTGA
- a CDS encoding ABC transporter substrate-binding protein, translating to MRTLTRTSTRLFTPFALAVSAALSLTACGSGDASGSGGADARAAADTGKIPATDVVSAVKVYEPAARLLPAGVHDLTVGVAVSGQLPGTSYLDDGKTLVGQDIDFSNAVAKTLGIKLKLEPASFEAILPALGSGKYDFGASNFGVTDERRKTIDFVTYINDGQGFAARKDSGLTKITELKQLCGLNVATGAGTTFEATLEENKHVCTDAGKKAYGVQTYSESGALWSSLQQGRSDVVMSTINGLRYAVAQQPGLKFLNEYHRLDVGFAFKKGTKLTAAFRAAVNHLIADGTYETILKKWGTTDSAISTSRISPPELKN from the coding sequence ATGCGTACGTTGACACGTACAAGCACGAGGCTTTTCACCCCCTTTGCCCTTGCTGTCTCGGCAGCTCTGTCGCTCACCGCGTGCGGTTCCGGCGACGCGTCGGGCTCGGGCGGTGCCGATGCCCGGGCCGCGGCCGACACCGGGAAGATCCCGGCCACGGACGTCGTGTCGGCCGTCAAGGTGTACGAGCCCGCCGCCAGGCTGCTGCCGGCGGGCGTGCACGACCTCACCGTCGGGGTCGCCGTCTCCGGCCAGTTGCCGGGCACCAGTTATCTGGACGACGGCAAGACACTCGTCGGGCAGGACATCGACTTCTCCAACGCCGTCGCCAAGACGCTCGGGATCAAACTGAAGCTGGAACCGGCGAGCTTCGAGGCGATCCTGCCGGCGCTCGGCAGCGGCAAGTACGACTTCGGTGCGAGCAACTTCGGTGTCACCGACGAACGGCGCAAGACGATCGACTTCGTCACGTACATCAACGACGGCCAGGGCTTCGCCGCCCGCAAGGACAGCGGCCTCACGAAGATCACCGAGCTGAAGCAGCTGTGCGGGCTGAACGTGGCGACCGGCGCGGGGACGACCTTCGAGGCGACCCTGGAGGAGAACAAGCACGTCTGCACGGACGCGGGCAAAAAAGCGTACGGCGTGCAGACGTACAGCGAGTCGGGCGCGCTGTGGTCGTCCCTTCAGCAGGGCCGCAGCGATGTGGTGATGTCGACGATCAACGGCCTGCGGTACGCGGTCGCTCAGCAGCCGGGGCTGAAGTTCCTGAACGAGTACCACCGCCTCGACGTCGGCTTCGCCTTCAAGAAGGGCACGAAGCTGACAGCGGCGTTCCGGGCCGCGGTGAACCATCTGATCGCCGACGGAACGTACGAGACGATCCTGAAGAAGTGGGGGACGACGGACTCGGCGATCAGCACGTCGCGGATCTCGCCTCCGGAGCTGAAGAACTGA
- a CDS encoding cell division protein SepF, with protein MGSVRKASAWLGLVDDNDDERYYDDDYAEDQEHGDAWVTDPRVKVASDTAEEKGRRIGTVTPDSFRDARAIGELFRDGVPVIMNLTNMEPGDAKRVVDFAAGLIFGLRGSIDRVSSRVFLLTPANTEIVSGDTASRQGDGFFNQS; from the coding sequence ATGGGATCGGTGCGCAAGGCGAGTGCCTGGCTCGGCCTCGTCGACGACAACGATGACGAGCGTTACTACGACGACGACTACGCCGAGGACCAGGAGCACGGCGACGCCTGGGTGACCGACCCGCGCGTCAAGGTCGCCTCCGACACGGCGGAGGAGAAGGGCCGCCGGATCGGCACGGTCACCCCGGACAGCTTCCGGGACGCCCGGGCCATCGGCGAGCTGTTCCGGGACGGGGTCCCGGTCATCATGAACCTCACCAACATGGAGCCCGGCGACGCCAAGCGCGTGGTCGACTTCGCGGCCGGGCTGATCTTCGGCCTGCGCGGCTCGATCGACCGTGTCTCCAGCCGGGTCTTCCTGCTGACCCCGGCGAACACGGAGATCGTCAGCGGCGACACCGCGAGCCGGCAGGGCGACGGCTTCTTCAACCAGAGCTGA
- a CDS encoding amino acid ABC transporter permease: MSSETLAKPAAAAEEAAPPRLVPRRHLGQWAAALVVLVLLGFALSSIMRNEAFQWDVVGAYFTSTAVLRGLWLTLWLTAVVMGLGFALGTLLAAARLSANPVLKSVSWGYVWLFRSVPILVQLLFWFNIGALYPHILGVKTVNLFGPVTVAVVGLTLHEAAYAAEVVRGGILSVDRGQIEAAQALGLSRWQRWWRIVLPQAMRSIVPPAANMLIGTLKGTSIVSVIAVQDLLYSAQLIYHRTYQVIPLLMVATLWYVIVTSVLSVGQYYVERHYARGAERTR, encoded by the coding sequence ATGTCCTCCGAGACCCTCGCCAAACCGGCCGCGGCTGCCGAAGAAGCCGCACCCCCGCGTCTCGTCCCGCGGCGCCACCTCGGTCAGTGGGCCGCGGCCCTCGTGGTCCTGGTCCTGCTCGGTTTCGCCCTCTCCTCCATCATGCGCAACGAGGCGTTCCAGTGGGACGTCGTCGGCGCCTACTTCACCTCCACCGCCGTCCTGCGCGGCCTCTGGCTGACCCTCTGGCTGACCGCGGTCGTCATGGGGCTCGGCTTCGCCCTGGGCACCCTGCTCGCCGCGGCCCGGCTGTCCGCCAACCCGGTGCTGAAGAGCGTCAGTTGGGGTTACGTCTGGCTGTTCCGCTCGGTGCCGATCCTGGTGCAGCTGCTGTTCTGGTTCAACATCGGCGCCCTGTACCCGCACATCCTCGGCGTGAAGACCGTGAATCTGTTCGGCCCGGTCACCGTCGCCGTCGTCGGCCTGACGCTGCACGAGGCCGCGTACGCCGCCGAAGTGGTGCGCGGCGGCATCCTCTCCGTCGACCGGGGCCAGATCGAGGCCGCGCAGGCGCTCGGCCTGAGCCGGTGGCAGCGCTGGTGGCGGATCGTGCTCCCGCAGGCGATGCGGTCCATCGTGCCGCCGGCCGCGAACATGCTGATCGGCACCCTCAAGGGCACGTCCATCGTCAGCGTCATCGCCGTCCAGGACCTGCTCTACTCGGCGCAGCTCATCTACCACCGCACCTACCAGGTCATCCCGCTGCTCATGGTGGCCACGCTCTGGTACGTCATCGTCACCTCGGTGCTCAGCGTGGGCCAGTACTACGTGGAGAGGCACTACGCGCGCGGTGCGGAGCGCACACGATGA